The genomic interval CCTTCCCAAAAAGAAAATTTAGTTATCGGATTCCAATTGATATATTCTAACATTTCCTGTTATCTTATGGTTTTATAGTTTTATATATAATTTATTTGATAGGATCATATCCTGATTTGCCCCATGGTTGACATCGAATAATTCTTTTAAAAACAATGAATAAAGCCAAAAAAATACTATATTTTTTCAAAGCTTGAATCATATAATCTGAACAAGTTGGAAAATATCTACAGTTTTTTCCTATCCATGGAGATATTCCTATTTGATAAAACTTTATACTTTTTAATAGAAAATTTTTAATAAAAAAAATTACTTTTATTTTCATTATTTATTGTGAAATACTTTTCAGAAAATTTAAA from Blattabacterium cuenoti carries:
- the yidD gene encoding membrane protein insertion efficiency factor YidD → MKIKVIFFIKNFLLKSIKFYQIGISPWIGKNCRYFPTCSDYMIQALKKYSIFLALFIVFKRIIRCQPWGKSGYDPIK